From a region of the Babesia bovis T2Bo chromosome 1, whole genome shotgun sequence genome:
- a CDS encoding putative integral membrane protein, translated as MLVYPVLLVALGALWPLDWTHTKLDSLSPVTGHYHGSTWAMAEKVTQGDDPGEEVVVVEGTASDEAAKNKESQKGWKQKLKEWAIEYGILDENGHFQWGLYVIIFLLLFIMATMTGGVPAAIVIIIIYFLGKKFYMFMKDNCCGGATKKMTPKHVD; from the coding sequence ACCCAGTCCTCCTGGTAGCCCTGGGTgccctatggccactggactggaccCATACTAAACTGGACTCACTGAGCCCAGTGACTGGCCACTACCACGGTTCTACATGGGCCATGGCAGAGAAGGTGACTCAAGGTGATGATCCTGGcgaggaagtagtggtagtggaaggTACTGCTAGTGATGAAGCGGCAAAGAACAAGGAGAGTCAGAAGGGGTGGAAACAGAAACTAAAAGAATGGGCTATAGAGTATGGTATACTGGACGAAAATGGACATTTTCAATGGGGGCTGTATGTAATAATATTCTTGCTGCTGTTCATAATGGCAACAATGACGGGAGGGGTGCCAGCGGCGATTGTTATCatcataatatatttctTAGGAAAGAAGTTCTATATGTTTATGAAGGATAATTGCTGTGGAGGTGCTACAAAGAAGATGACCCCTAAACATGTAGATTAA